From uncultured Desulfobacter sp.:
GCCCAGGGGGACAAATCCTGATGACGGTTTTAGTGGCTGTAAAAGAACTGTGCAAAGCATATGGTGACGACACCTTATTCACAGGGTTAAGCTTTGATATAAAACCCGGAGAAAAGCTTGGCCTGATCGGGATGAACGGATCCGGCAAGTCCACCCTTTTAAAAATCATCTCTGGTCTCAGTACTCCGGACGAAGGAGAAATAAGTGTCCAGCCCGGCCAATGCCTGGTCTATCTTGCCCAGGAAGATGAATTTGACTCAGCGCTCTCTGTTGAGCAGGTCTTGTTTAACAGTCTGGCATCCCTGGATCTGCAGGAAAAAGAACGCCACCGCAGGGTGAACCGAGCCTTAGGTTTAGGCGGTTTTACCAATGCAGCCATAAAGACAAAAGAGCTGTCAGGCGGCTGGCGCAAGCGGCTTGCCATTACCCGGGCCTTTTGCCAGGAACCGGATCTGCTTTTGCTGGATGAGCCCACGAACCATCTGGATATTGCCGGAATTTTATGGCTTGAACAGATGCTTTTAACAGCACGGTTTTCTTTTGTGGCCGTCTCCCATGACCGGGCATTTCTTGAAACCGTGTGTTCCCACACCATGGAAATTGGCCGATACTACCAGGGCGGTGTTTTTAAAATCCAGGGCAATTATCACAAATTTGAACAGGAGCGCGACAAATATCTGGAAGCCCAGGAAAAAAAACAGTCCTCTTTGGCATCAAAAATGCGAAGGGAAGACCAGTGGCTGCGCCAGGGAGCCAAGGCCAGAACGACCAAGGCCAAATACAGGATTGACCAGGCAGAAGAACTGCGCAAAGAACTGTCTGAAATCAAAACCAGAAACCGGCAGACCACCCGGATGGATATTGATTTTTCAGGCACAGGACGCCAGACCAAAAAACTGCTCAGGGTGCATAACCTGACCAAGGGATTTAAAGACAGAATTCTGTTTTCCAACATTACCTTTGAATTGGGGCCGGGTTTCTGTCTTGGCATTGTAGGGGATAACGGATCCGGCAAATCCACTTTTTTGTCCCTGATCGAACAAAGCATGGAACCGGACCAGGGAACTGTAAAATGGGCGGAAAACCTTAAAACAGCCACCTACCACCAGGAACGCACCCAGCTGGACCCGGAAATGACCCTGCGGGATGCGCTGAATCCGGCAGGCGGAGATTCCGTCAATTACAAGGGCCGACCCATTCACGTGGCCTCCTGGGCCAAACGATTTCTTTTCATGCCTGACCAGCTGGACATGCCGGTAGGACGGCTTTCCGGCGGGGAAAAGGCAAGAATCGTTCTGGCTGAAATCATGCGGCAACCCTGTGATCTGCTGCTTTTGGACGAACCCACCAATGATCTTGATATCCTCTCCCTGGAAGTATTGGAAACCTCCATCAAAGAATTTGAAGGTGCAGTGATCATTGTCTCCCATGACCGGTATCTCATGGACCGGGTCTGCCATCGCATGCTCTACCTGGATAACACTGAAACACCAAAGTTTTACAGGGAGTTCAGCCAGATTCTCAAAGCCCGAACAGCCCGGGAAAAAGCCCAGCAGCCTGTGGCGGAAAAAAATAAAAAGAAGGCAAGCAAGCCAGCCCCGGCCAAAAAGAAATTGTTTTCCTTTAAAGACAAATATGAACTGGAACATATAGAAGAAAAAATTCTGGATGCTGAACAACGTGTTGAAGATTTTTCTGAACATGTCCAGGACCCTGACGTACTCCAGGACCCTGCCCTTCTGGCAGACACTTGTAAAAAACTGGAGCAGGCCCAATCCCTTGT
This genomic window contains:
- a CDS encoding ABC-F family ATP-binding cassette domain-containing protein, translating into MTVLVAVKELCKAYGDDTLFTGLSFDIKPGEKLGLIGMNGSGKSTLLKIISGLSTPDEGEISVQPGQCLVYLAQEDEFDSALSVEQVLFNSLASLDLQEKERHRRVNRALGLGGFTNAAIKTKELSGGWRKRLAITRAFCQEPDLLLLDEPTNHLDIAGILWLEQMLLTARFSFVAVSHDRAFLETVCSHTMEIGRYYQGGVFKIQGNYHKFEQERDKYLEAQEKKQSSLASKMRREDQWLRQGAKARTTKAKYRIDQAEELRKELSEIKTRNRQTTRMDIDFSGTGRQTKKLLRVHNLTKGFKDRILFSNITFELGPGFCLGIVGDNGSGKSTFLSLIEQSMEPDQGTVKWAENLKTATYHQERTQLDPEMTLRDALNPAGGDSVNYKGRPIHVASWAKRFLFMPDQLDMPVGRLSGGEKARIVLAEIMRQPCDLLLLDEPTNDLDILSLEVLETSIKEFEGAVIIVSHDRYLMDRVCHRMLYLDNTETPKFYREFSQILKARTAREKAQQPVAEKNKKKASKPAPAKKKLFSFKDKYELEHIEEKILDAEQRVEDFSEHVQDPDVLQDPALLADTCKKLEQAQSLVQSLYSRWEELEEKKAATGEN